The sequence ACGGCCGCCCGCGCCGAGGAGTCCGGTGCGAGCTGGCAGGACCCGCGCGAGGAGGGCCTCGTCCCGGACGCGTACATCGCGATGGGGCAGACCGCGGAGAACCTGGCCCGGATCAAGGGCGTCACGCGCCAGGACATGGACGAGTTCGGCGTGCGGTCGCAGAACCTCGCCGAGGAGGCCATCAAGAACGGCTTCTGGCAGCGCGAGATCACCCCGGTCACCACCCCGGACGGCACGGTCGTCTCCCGGGACGACGGGCCGCGTGCGGGCGTCACCCTGGAGGGCGTGCAGGGCCTGAAGCCGGTCTTCCGCCCCGACGGCCTGGTCACCGCGGCCAACTGCTGCCCGCTCAACGACGGCGCCGCCGCCCTCGTGATCATGTCCGACACCAAGGCGCGCGAGCTGGGCCTGACCCCGCTGGCCCGGATCGTGTCGACCGGCGTCTCCGGCCTGTCCCCCGAGATCATGGGCTACGGCCCGGTCGAGGCCAGCAAGCAGGCGCTGAAGCGTGCCGGACTGACCATCGACGACATCGACCTGGCCGAGATCAACGAGGCCTTCGCCGCCCAGGTCATCCCGTCCTACCGGGACCTCGGCCTGCCGCTGGACAAGGTCAACGTCAACGGCGGGGCCATCGCGGTCGGCCACCCGTTCGGCATGACCGGCGCCCGGATCACCGGCACGCTGATCAACAGCCTCCAGTTCCACGACAAGCAGTTCGGCCTGGAGACCATGTGCGTGGGCGGCGGCCAGGGAATGGCCATGGTCATCGAGCGGCTGAGCTGAGCCGCAGCGGAGGGTAGGGGTCGCCCGAGGTACGAGGGCGGCACCTGCCCGCAGCGCAGGCGAAGCGAACGCGACCCACAACAGCGAGCGGCTGAGCCGAGCCCTTCTCTCTCCCTCG is a genomic window of Streptomyces sp. NBC_01237 containing:
- a CDS encoding acetyl-CoA C-acetyltransferase, which encodes MPQAVIVSAARSPIGRAFKGSLKDLRADDLTATIIRTALAKVPELDPRDIDDLMLGCGLPGGEQGNNLGRIIAVQMGMDHLPGCTVTRYCSSSLQTSRMALHAIKAGEGDVFISAGVEMVSRFVKGNSDSLPDTHNPFFADAEARTAARAEESGASWQDPREEGLVPDAYIAMGQTAENLARIKGVTRQDMDEFGVRSQNLAEEAIKNGFWQREITPVTTPDGTVVSRDDGPRAGVTLEGVQGLKPVFRPDGLVTAANCCPLNDGAAALVIMSDTKARELGLTPLARIVSTGVSGLSPEIMGYGPVEASKQALKRAGLTIDDIDLAEINEAFAAQVIPSYRDLGLPLDKVNVNGGAIAVGHPFGMTGARITGTLINSLQFHDKQFGLETMCVGGGQGMAMVIERLS